The following proteins are encoded in a genomic region of Eriocheir sinensis breed Jianghai 21 chromosome 55, ASM2467909v1, whole genome shotgun sequence:
- the LOC126983829 gene encoding prolyl 3-hydroxylase 1-like, producing MLASVRYAFLLLLAITITSCAEDEVVETLTEAPPTTTTSTPASSHPNIAFDFLYKEGVSKYLQEEWEDCVNNLKLALKGWHYWNNYTARCRRNCSHEASLVPLLSNHLNEEDRYFERTLHSTLCLVKCKRDAFGSQYDRTFESNVIHDFRIRKPYDYLQLCYFKLGKVKEAADASATVLAVEPDHKVMIDNLKYYLEEGNIKPDTVVNMELKPYGEEYIRGTLAYQDNDFDLTITHMEKSLELFYEEYENCRFLCESPFDQGWFPDFVSSIANHFTFTLRCKRRCFWQLSDLYGEIDDTFLASHFDYLQYSYFQKEQTAKACEAVASFLTLLPDEEVQNRNKEFYLALDEVTEDMFVPRKEVVALKEREDYEESLLQLIETNFAFLTDEFWAEDDEVSPADQVGEGGGEVSNATTTTTAAELDASSVIVGTVETVNEDLSHIIIITIIVIMITTKGFPPFQLQIKGVSKEVLSFRSRVVGQLKNLAKLDITLVEGEWGGKDRVVADGLASTLECMVLTELTRLAAVEGDGYKHGYSPHTPAEEFQGITLGRAGLMVHAGLIDKTALELILKVTDRCRDYVERHFRLSRPLYYAFTHLVCRTAKPEMSHNRSSTDLSHEVHVDNCILQDSGECLRVPPAYTYRDYSAILYLNDEFEGGEFIFTRDKSGLTYESLVQPQCGRLVGFTSGPENPHGVRPVWRGTRCALGLWFTHDAKHNEVERTLAAMFLEKLNAAATEGDR from the exons ATGCTGGCGTCAGTGAGATatgccttcctccttctcctggccATCACCATTACTTCTTGTGCCGAGGATGAGGTGGTAGAGACCTTGACTGAggcccccccaaccaccaccacctccactcctgcCTCCTCGCACCCCAACATCGCCTTCGACTTCTTGTACAAGGAGGGCGTGTCCAAGTACCTacaggaggaatgggaggacTGCGTCAATAACCTGAAGCTGGCACTGAAGGGATGGCACTACTGGAACAACTACACCGCCAG GTGTCGAAGGAACTGTAGCCACGAGGCCAGCCTGGTGCCGCTGCTGTCCAATCACTTGAATGAGGAGGATCGGTACTTTGAGCGCACGCTGCACAGCACACTCTGCCTCGTCAAGTGCAAACGGGACGCGTTTGGTTCCCAGTATGACCGCACGTTTGAGAGCAACGTCATTCATGATTTCAGGATACGGAAGCCGTACGACTACCTGCAGCTGTGCTACTTCAAG ctgggaaaggtgaaggaggctgCCGACGCCTCTGCAACAGTCCTGGCGGTGGAGCCGGACCACAAAGTAATGATAGACAACCTGAAGTACTACCTGGAGGAGGGGAACATCAAGCCGGATACCGTGGTGAACATGGAACTGAAG CCCTATGGAGAAGAGTACATCCGGGGAACACTGGCTTACCAGGATAACGACTTTGACCTCACCATCACCCACATGGAGAAGAGCCTCGAGCTGTTTTACGAGGAGTACGAGAACTGCCGCTTCCTCTGTGAGAGTCCCTTCGACCAGGGCTGGTTCCCGGACTTTGTATCCTCCATAGCCA ACCACTTCACCTTCACCCTCCGCTGCAAGAGGAGGTGTTTCTGGCAGCTCAGCGACCTTTACGGGGAGATTGACGACACCTTCCTGGCCTCACACTTTGACTACCTCCAGTACTCATATTTCCAGA AGGAGCAGACAGCAAAGGCGTGTGAAGCCGTCGCCTCATTCCTCACCCTTTTGCCGGATGAGGAGGTGCAGAACCGCAACAAAGAGTTCTACCTGGCACTGGATGAGGTCACCGAAGACATGTTTGTGccgagaaag GAGGTTGTGGCCTTGAAGGAGCGCGAGGACTACGAGGAGAGTCTGCTGCAGCTGATTGAAACAAACTTTGCCTTCCTGACAGACGAGTTTTGGGCAGAAGACGATGAG gTATCGCCAGCTGATCAGGTTGGTGAAGGGGGAGGTGAGGTCTCtaacgcaaccaccaccaccacggccgcagagctggacgcaagctCTGTCATTGTGGGCACTGTGGAGACTGTGAATGAGGATCT atctcatataataataataacaataatagtaataatgataaccaCTAAGGGATTTCCACCATTCCAGCTCCAAATCAAGGGAGTGTCCAAGGAGGTCCTGAGCTTCCGCAGCCGAGTGGTGGGTCAGCTGAAGAACCTGGCCAAGCTGGACATCACGCTGGTGGAGGGGGAGTGGGGCGGCAAGGACAGGGTGGTGGCTGACggcctggcctccaccctcgagTGTATGGTGCTGACGGAGCTGACCAGG TTGGCGGCCGTGGAGGGGGATGGTTACAAGCACGGCTACTCTCCCCACACCCCTGCCGAGGAATTCCAGGGCATCACGCTGGGCAGGGCCGGATTG ATGGTTCATGCCGGCCTCATCGACAAGACGGCCCTGGAACTGATCCTGAAGGTGACTGACCGCTGCAGGGACTACGTGGAGCGACACTTCCGTCTGTCTCGCCCGTTGTACTATGCCTTCACCCACCTGGTCTGCCGCACCGCCAAGCCGG agATGAGCCACAACCGCTCCAGCACCGACCTGAGCCACGAGGTGCATGTGGATAACTGCATTCTTCAGGACTCTGGGGAATGCCTGCGAGTGCCTCCTGCCTACACCTACAGGGACTACAG TGCAATCTTGTACCTGAATGACGAGTTTGAGGGCGGCGAGTTTATCTTCACACGGGACAAGTCAGGACTCACCTACGAG TCGCTGGTTCAACCCCAGTGCGGGCGGCTGGTGGGGTTCACATCCGGCCCCGAGAATCCCCATGGTGTACGGCCAGTGTGGCGGGGGACGAGGTGTGCGCTGGGGCTCTGGTTCACACACGACGCCAAGCACAACGAGGTGGAGCGCACACTGGCAGCAATGTTCTTGGAGAAGCTGAACGCTGCTGCCACTGAGGGGGATAGGTAG